TTATTTTGGTTTTCTTCTTCTCCATGTAGCCCTTTCTGAGCCTGTAGCCTTCTTCAGGATAAAGCCCGTAAAAGAGGTTCTGTACATGATTACCTTCTACAAAGAAGGACCACCTTTCTAATGCACTTCCTACAAAAAGGCTGGCATAGGCAAGAGCGTAAAAAGCATACTTATAGTTGGCACTTATAAGTGAGTAAAGCAAAAGCATCAGGGGGATTACAAAGGTAAAGATGTATGCTAAAGGTAGTACAAAACTGAGCATCTCTTTGCCACGCCTGTAGTAAAACTCCTCTGTGCAGTAATTGTTGGTGGTGGTGCCTGTATCCAGCACTTTTACTGGTCTGTTGTGGGGAAGGTTCAAAGCTTCATTGATGGTGGGTCTTTTTAAGAAGAACTGTCTTACATTGAAGGCAATTCTTAACGCAAGCCCTAAGAATACAAACAGAAGAGCAAGGAGCAGATAGGGTTTTATAAGCTCGGGCTTGTAGTGGTACGCTGTAGCCAAAAAGGCAGAGGAGCCAAGCATAAGATACATGTTGAGGTAATAAAGTACTGTTAGGGAAGTATTCCACTCAAGCACAAACCTATTAGAGGCGTATATCATGGCTGTGGAAAAGGCAGAGAGCCAACCTAATAAAAGGGTAGAGATGCCAAAAAAGTGCTGTACCGCTGGGTGGAGGTTAAAGTAGTAAGAAACACCATAAAGAAGCAGTGTAAAGCCATAAGCTCCGCTAAAGACAGCTTCGCGCGAAAGCCAAGAGGTGTGGAATCTTTTTATGGCTTTCCAAGCCCTTAGCTTATGTCCCAGGTGAAAGCTTGCACCAATGGCTCCAAGAGCTATAAGCACCAAAGATATTACGCACGAAAAGAGTATCATGTTAGGGGGGAGGCTTGTGTTTAAACCAAAGAGGGACAGGAAATCTGTAAGATAGATAAAGCTGAAAAGCCCTATAGATGTGCCTGCTGTAAGGAAAAACCATATGAGCGACAGCGGTGGATGCATCTTTATCCTCCTTTATAATGTCTTTGTACTACCTCAAGGAATAGTGGGTTTTCGGGCTTTAGAAGGTGCTCGTCTATATGCACTTTGGTTTCTGTCCTAGGAAGGTAATGGTTAGCTGGGTTTGTGCCCATGTCGGGGAACAATACAAAGCCATTGCGTTCCTTTATGACTTTGTAGGCTTCGCTGCTGGGGTCTTCTATGTCTCCAAAGAATCTGGCTCTTGCAGGACAGGTGAGCACGCAGGCAGGTTTTCTGTGCTCGGGAGGGAGCGTCTCGTCGTATATCCTGTCTATGCACAGGGTGCACTTTTTCATGACTTTGTCCGCCTCATCAAACTCTCTACACCCATAAGGACAGGACCAAGAGCAGAGCTTACAGCCTATGCAGTCATCGTAGTTTACGAGCACAATCCCATCCTGCTCCCTCTTGTAGCTGGCACCCGTGGGACACACAGGTACGCACGGCGCATCCTGACAGTGAAGGCAGGACTTGGGAAGGTGAAACACCTGTGTGTTGGGAAACTCACCTACCTCGTAGGTCATTATCCTGTTGTACCATACACCCTGAGGCTCTCTCCCGTAGGGGTCAAAGTCAGAGAGGGGACCAAAGGACGCCTGCGTGTTCCACTCCTTACAGTTGGTAGCACAGGCATGACAACCTACGCAGGTGTTTAAGTCTATAACCAAAGCAAACTGAGCCATCCCTAAACCTGGTTATCCAAAGTGCATAAAACCGCACTTTGGGCTGGGGTATTTGTATCCCGCCTCTTTCAGGTATGGACATGTCCCCAGCTGGCGGTATTCGTCCATACCATAGCCCCTGTCCCAAGAAACAGGAGCTAACCTTCTTGCTACTCTGTCCCAATCCCCTGAAACTATTATACCTCTCAAGGGTGATAAGTCCCTGCTTAGAGACTTACCCAGAACAGGGATAGCAAGGGCTACCTTCACAATTTGCCACAGCTTATAACTTGTCCAAGACAAGCCTCTCACCTGCTGCTTCCATCGGTTGACAGGTTCTTGAGCCTGTGGCTCACTGTAAAGGCTTTGGATTATCTTTAAGTTTTTGTTTAGCTCTTTTAGTTTCTTTTGTATCGGTTTTCTCTTATACTGGTTTTTCTCTTCTTTTAAACTCTCTTGTGTTTTTTGTTTTTCTTCTTGTAGTCTTTCCATCGCAAAATCCAAATACTCTTTATCTGTTATTAGTTTTTTGTAATTTTCTGGCAACCTTTCTTTAAATCCTAATGCTTTTCTCCCTATTACAAATGCTCCTGCCGTGTCTTTATCTAAACTATACTGTGGTGCGTACTTTAACGCCCCCACAACTGATGTGTAAGCCGGGTTTACTTCTATAACTTGAATGCGTTTTCTTTTAGCAAGTGTTTTTATTTTCTCTAACAAACCTTTGTATATCCATTGCTGTAGTCTCTTCCTTAGCTTCTTACTACCATCTCCTCTTTCACCTCTTGGTATATCTTGTAATTTTTCTATAGCTATCGCTTTATTCTCTTCCTTAGCCATATCTGTTATCTGATGTGCTATTTGCCAAGACAGGTATTCCCTCTGGTTTTTTGTCTTATTCAAAAGAGCAGCTAAAGATACCCTTTTTGTCTTTTCTAAGTTCCCATCTGGTTTGACACTTGCCATAGCTATGTGAAATGGGCTTGCGTTTATGTCTATCCCTATTACGCCACTGTCTTTAGTTATAATGGGTTCTTCCAATTTCACCTCTTCATAGCTTATGAATGCATAAAAGTTATTGTTTATCTTTCTTATCTCTACTGAATACGGGAAATACTCTCCTGTTATTTCTGCTCGTATTAAGTCTGCTATAAAGTTTATCCATTTATCGTTTTGTCTGGTTGCTGTTCTTTTTATGTCTGCTTTTATCCAGTTTCTATCTCCTGTGTTTATTCTGAGTGTTAGTTTCTCTTTCTCAAATTCTATTCTGGTATTGAGGTTTCCTTTCTTTGTTTTGTCTCCTCTTGAGTATAAAAGTCCTTTTCTTCTTTCTTCCCATTTTTGCCGTAGTTTTTCTAATTGCTGTCCATTTAAGTGTTTTTTCTTTAATTTTTCAAAGAGTTTTCTACCACCAAATATTACTTTTTCTGGGTTTTTCCCTGTTTCTTTGCATAGGTTTATAAGACTTTGTGCCTTAAATATAGCATCATCACAATATCTTGAGTTTAGGTAGAATATCTTTTGTAGTTCTTTTTTAAGGTCTTTTCTCTCTTGTTTTTCAAGTAGTCTACTGTATGCATACCTATAGCAGGATGAAAACCTTCTCATCAATTTCATCAGCTTTTCTTTGTCCTTTTTGCTTTCAAAAGCTATTTTACAGTGTAGTGTTATCATTGCCTAATCCTCTTAAGATTATACAATTCTATACAGTTCTTAACGATTCTACTCAACTGTTTTTAACCTCCTTATCAATTAGCCGTTTTAGAGATAAAAGTTTTTGAAAAAGTTCAGCTGACAAGTCTTTCCCTCTTTCAAGGTTTTCCGCATCAGTTTCCCCTCTATTTTCTGGGTCTATCTGCATACTAATCTCGTGAAATTCACAGTGAATGCTCTCTATTTCCTCCACCACAGCTCTTATATCTTCTGGAAGTTCCTCCTTTACTGGAGCTATCAACTCGTCCCACCTTTTGCCAAAATTACAGCTATGGCAGTCTTTGTGCTCAAAGGGTGTGCCTTCCTTTATAGCTCTTTCCAGCTTGTTTATGTAAAGAGAGTGCTGAGAGATAAATATATCCACATCCTTTAGAAACTTCGCAACCTTGGTCAGGGGCATTCAGTCTACCTCCAAAAAGATTTCTTTTAGCTCCACCTCAAACTCGGGAATAACCGAGGATTTTACCTTTCCGCTACCCTTTACCTTTGAGTAGAGTTCAAAGCCCTTTTCGGTATTCTTATATACTTCTATCGCTTTTCTTTTTGGGTCCACTATCCAGTACTCCTTAACGCCTACCCTCTCATAGACTTCTTTCTTCTCCGTAAGGTCATAGTAGGCTGTGGAAGGGGAGAGTATCTCTATAACCATGTCCGGAGGTCCCTCCACACCCCTTTCGGTTAACTTAGCCTTTCCGTCTCTGAGGACAACCACTATATCCGGCTGGTATGCGTTCTCTTCATTAAGGTATACATCTACGGGAGCGTAGAGAACTTCACCCTTTTTGCTCTTGCTAAGTAGGTTAAAGAGCTTTGATGACAATCTGATGGAAACCCTCTGATGTTCAGGCGATGGTGCTGGACTCATAATAAGCTCTCCTTCTATCAGCTGGTAGGGGCTACCCTCTGGAAGTTTTTCATAGTCCTGAGTGGTGTATTTTTTCTTTTTCAAAACCACTTTCATCTACCCAAGCACCTCCTTTAGCTCCAGTTCTATCCTAAGAAGCTCAGACCTTACCTTGCCTTCCTTTTTTGCTTCAGAGACGAGTCTGAAACCCTCAGGAGTGTTTGAATAAACCTCTATGCTCTTCATGTGTGGGTCCACTATCCAGTACTCTTTTACACCGGCTTTTTCGTAAACCTCCTTCTTTACCCTAAGGTCATAGTAAGCTGTGGAAGGAGAGAGTATTTCCACCACAAGGTCAGGCGCTCCTTCTATGCCTTTTTCCGTTATCTGAGCTTTTGAGCCTTCCAAGACTACTACTATGTCCGGCTGGTATGCGTTCTCCTCATCCAGATAGACATCTATGGGCGCGTAGAAAACCTCACCTCTTTTTGTTTCTTCAAGAAATGAGTAAAGTTTAGTAAACAGTCTCTTGGAACTTCTCTGATGCTCAGGCGATGGTGCTGGACTCATAATAAGCTCTCCTTCTATCAGCTGATAGGGGCTACCTTCCGGAAGAGCTTCGTAATCTTTTACGGTTTTTTTATCCAGCACCTTCATGGCTTGTACCTCAGGACAGGCACCCATCTCTCTTTAATATAGTCCAGGGGCTCTACCTCAAACTGAGGGTATGTCTCTGGCGTTTGGTCCTCTGCCTTGTAAACCTTTACCTTTGTGTCAAACCAGGCTAAGTGTCCCGTGATGGGGTCTCCGTAATAGACTTCCCTGCCGTTTATGTTTATGCTGTGGGGGACAACGTGGTTGAGCAGAAATCCCTCGTGTCCTTCTTCCGCCTCGGGCTTTAGTCCCCAGGTGCCTTTCATCTTGCCTATGGCGTTCCATGTCCAGACGGAGTTAGGCTCTGTAGTGTTGGTAAGGAAAGCCTGACACTTTACCTTTCCCACTCTTGACTCTACCCACACCCAGTCTAAGTGCTTTATACCCAGCTTCTGGGCGGTCTTGGGGTTCATGTAAAGGTAGTTTCTTGAA
The DNA window shown above is from Hydrogenobacter thermophilus TK-6 and carries:
- the sreC gene encoding DmsC/YnfH family molybdoenzyme membrane anchor subunit, which translates into the protein MHPPLSLIWFFLTAGTSIGLFSFIYLTDFLSLFGLNTSLPPNMILFSCVISLVLIALGAIGASFHLGHKLRAWKAIKRFHTSWLSREAVFSGAYGFTLLLYGVSYYFNLHPAVQHFFGISTLLLGWLSAFSTAMIYASNRFVLEWNTSLTVLYYLNMYLMLGSSAFLATAYHYKPELIKPYLLLALLFVFLGLALRIAFNVRQFFLKRPTINEALNLPHNRPVKVLDTGTTTNNYCTEEFYYRRGKEMLSFVLPLAYIFTFVIPLMLLLYSLISANYKYAFYALAYASLFVGSALERWSFFVEGNHVQNLFYGLYPEEGYRLRKGYMEKKKTKISLRS
- the sreB gene encoding sulfur reductase subunit SreB — translated: MAQFALVIDLNTCVGCHACATNCKEWNTQASFGPLSDFDPYGREPQGVWYNRIMTYEVGEFPNTQVFHLPKSCLHCQDAPCVPVCPTGASYKREQDGIVLVNYDDCIGCKLCSWSCPYGCREFDEADKVMKKCTLCIDRIYDETLPPEHRKPACVLTCPARARFFGDIEDPSSEAYKVIKERNGFVLFPDMGTNPANHYLPRTETKVHIDEHLLKPENPLFLEVVQRHYKGG
- a CDS encoding IS200/IS605 family accessory protein TnpB-related protein — protein: MITLHCKIAFESKKDKEKLMKLMRRFSSCYRYAYSRLLEKQERKDLKKELQKIFYLNSRYCDDAIFKAQSLINLCKETGKNPEKVIFGGRKLFEKLKKKHLNGQQLEKLRQKWEERRKGLLYSRGDKTKKGNLNTRIEFEKEKLTLRINTGDRNWIKADIKRTATRQNDKWINFIADLIRAEITGEYFPYSVEIRKINNNFYAFISYEEVKLEEPIITKDSGVIGIDINASPFHIAMASVKPDGNLEKTKRVSLAALLNKTKNQREYLSWQIAHQITDMAKEENKAIAIEKLQDIPRGERGDGSKKLRKRLQQWIYKGLLEKIKTLAKRKRIQVIEVNPAYTSVVGALKYAPQYSLDKDTAGAFVIGRKALGFKERLPENYKKLITDKEYLDFAMERLQEEKQKTQESLKEEKNQYKRKPIQKKLKELNKNLKIIQSLYSEPQAQEPVNRWKQQVRGLSWTSYKLWQIVKVALAIPVLGKSLSRDLSPLRGIIVSGDWDRVARRLAPVSWDRGYGMDEYRQLGTCPYLKEAGYKYPSPKCGFMHFG
- a CDS encoding CZB domain-containing protein, whose protein sequence is MPLTKVAKFLKDVDIFISQHSLYINKLERAIKEGTPFEHKDCHSCNFGKRWDELIAPVKEELPEDIRAVVEEIESIHCEFHEISMQIDPENRGETDAENLERGKDLSAELFQKLLSLKRLIDKEVKNS
- a CDS encoding Uma2 family endonuclease; translation: MKVVLKKKKYTTQDYEKLPEGSPYQLIEGELIMSPAPSPEHQRVSIRLSSKLFNLLSKSKKGEVLYAPVDVYLNEENAYQPDIVVVLRDGKAKLTERGVEGPPDMVIEILSPSTAYYDLTEKKEVYERVGVKEYWIVDPKRKAIEVYKNTEKGFELYSKVKGSGKVKSSVIPEFEVELKEIFLEVD
- a CDS encoding Uma2 family endonuclease, which encodes MKVLDKKTVKDYEALPEGSPYQLIEGELIMSPAPSPEHQRSSKRLFTKLYSFLEETKRGEVFYAPIDVYLDEENAYQPDIVVVLEGSKAQITEKGIEGAPDLVVEILSPSTAYYDLRVKKEVYEKAGVKEYWIVDPHMKSIEVYSNTPEGFRLVSEAKKEGKVRSELLRIELELKEVLG